From Cellvibrio zantedeschiae, the proteins below share one genomic window:
- a CDS encoding ChrR family anti-sigma-E factor produces MINHHPDDNLLTEYASGSLAIALSLIVCAHLQVCPHCRKRVEHLNKLGASILTHSVAEAVQPDSFAQLMTRIRGQESGVDQHVKEVKVQQQELHSSYAHDPLFKSIPKVIAKLLPRDGKLKWERVSKGLKFARLVTGQKIYEVAFQRITSGNKVVEHDHRGLEVTMVLCGSFSDEDGVYSEGDFLVRTPGEIHRPTATQNQDCLCISVVEAPVKVTGFLGRLINPFLGFKPA; encoded by the coding sequence ATGATTAATCATCACCCCGACGATAATCTCCTTACGGAATACGCAAGTGGTAGCCTTGCTATAGCATTGAGTTTGATTGTTTGTGCACACCTGCAAGTGTGCCCACATTGCCGCAAACGCGTTGAGCATCTCAATAAATTGGGCGCCTCGATTTTAACTCACAGCGTTGCAGAAGCGGTTCAGCCCGATAGCTTCGCGCAATTGATGACGCGTATTCGCGGTCAGGAATCTGGTGTGGATCAGCATGTGAAGGAAGTAAAAGTTCAACAACAAGAATTACATTCTTCTTATGCACACGATCCCTTGTTTAAATCAATTCCCAAAGTTATCGCAAAACTGCTGCCGCGCGATGGAAAATTAAAATGGGAGCGTGTTTCCAAAGGCTTAAAGTTTGCGCGTTTGGTGACGGGTCAAAAAATCTATGAAGTGGCTTTCCAACGAATTACCAGCGGCAATAAAGTGGTGGAGCATGATCACCGAGGCTTAGAAGTTACCATGGTATTGTGCGGTAGCTTTTCTGATGAAGATGGTGTTTACAGCGAAGGTGATTTTTTAGTGCGCACACCCGGCGAAATTCATCGCCCTACAGCTACCCAAAATCAGGATTGTTTGTGTATATCCGTAGTGGAAGCGCCGGTAAAAGTGACAGGATTTTTGGGTAGATTGATTAATCCGTTTTTGGGTTTTAAACCGGCTTGA
- a CDS encoding sigma-70 family RNA polymerase sigma factor, whose amino-acid sequence MISIPHSGSSPGGPARQRDDTWSKTLERVGQARDEQAFAELFAHFAPLIKGFCLGNLNSSFPADAADEVVQEVMFKVWQKAPTYDASKAAASTWIYTVMRNCRIDLMRRNQRVPIDREVIDIDDIWDEADDDQAFVYLQQSSNEALIDKSFIQLPPEQRQVLTQVYMQGKTHQQIADETGLPLGTVKSRVRIGLKKMQTLILDAEKTAEKNKGAWQ is encoded by the coding sequence ATGATTTCCATTCCCCATAGTGGGTCCTCCCCTGGCGGGCCCGCACGGCAGCGCGACGACACCTGGAGCAAAACCCTGGAGCGGGTCGGCCAAGCTCGCGATGAGCAGGCATTTGCTGAACTTTTTGCCCATTTTGCCCCGCTGATAAAAGGCTTTTGCCTGGGCAACCTAAATAGCAGTTTCCCTGCTGATGCTGCCGACGAGGTGGTACAAGAGGTTATGTTTAAGGTTTGGCAAAAAGCACCTACCTATGATGCTTCTAAAGCAGCAGCATCGACCTGGATTTATACCGTCATGCGTAATTGCCGAATCGATCTAATGCGTCGCAATCAGCGCGTTCCAATTGATAGGGAAGTAATTGATATCGACGATATTTGGGACGAGGCGGATGACGACCAGGCTTTTGTCTATTTGCAGCAATCCAGTAATGAAGCCTTGATTGATAAATCTTTTATCCAGCTTCCACCTGAACAGCGCCAGGTACTGACGCAAGTTTATATGCAGGGAAAAACGCATCAACAAATCGCGGATGAAACGGGCTTGCCTTTAGGTACAGTAAAATCCCGTGTACGAATCGGATTAAAAAAAATGCAAACACTTATTCTAGATGCGGAAAAAACAGCAGAGAAAAATAAGGGGGCATGGCAATGA
- a CDS encoding nuclear transport factor 2 family protein, with translation MELQQANQSTSSLFDIAQFRQIYKKFNADTVRKLPDIYSPTIIFKDPVHQINGIAELSDYFASLCNPEMQCEFEITNEIASDNQAFFQWKMHYQHPRLKAGTPLILDGGTLIKFNTKIVYHEDFYDMGAMIYQHIPILGWAVKKINARIAGQSS, from the coding sequence ATGGAACTACAACAAGCTAATCAATCTACATCCTCCTTGTTTGATATTGCCCAGTTCAGACAAATCTACAAAAAATTTAATGCTGATACGGTTCGGAAATTACCCGACATTTACAGCCCAACCATAATCTTTAAAGATCCGGTTCATCAAATTAACGGGATTGCAGAGCTAAGCGATTATTTTGCCAGTTTGTGCAATCCCGAGATGCAATGTGAATTTGAAATCACTAACGAAATTGCATCAGACAACCAAGCGTTCTTTCAGTGGAAGATGCACTACCAGCATCCTCGGCTAAAAGCGGGTACACCCTTGATACTCGACGGCGGCACACTGATTAAATTCAATACCAAAATTGTGTACCACGAAGATTTTTACGATATGGGCGCAATGATTTACCAACATATACCTATTCTTGGTTGGGCAGTAAAAAAAATTAATGCTCGCATTGCAGGACAAAGCTCGTGA
- a CDS encoding SDR family NAD(P)-dependent oxidoreductase has translation MNTITGRCIWITGASSGLGKALSLQLAEAGNFVIASARSQSALANLAALYPGKIKALPLDVGRNLNLQQAANQVREITDYLDMVICAAGICEYEDDLNFNPDIYERTIDINFLGAVRIFNIALPLLKNAQIRPQFAVVSSLSTCVGFPRAEAYGASKAALNYFMQSLRADFSKIALDLSLIRPGFISTKLVKHNDFPMPFMMSPETAAKRIIKKLGERRFAIDFPHRLSWPLQLWGHFSGVWCKWVAPKLTRLHQW, from the coding sequence GTGAATACAATTACTGGCCGTTGCATTTGGATTACAGGTGCAAGCTCCGGCTTGGGAAAAGCACTTTCCCTGCAGTTAGCCGAGGCAGGAAACTTTGTTATCGCAAGCGCACGCTCGCAAAGTGCTTTGGCAAATTTAGCGGCGTTATACCCTGGAAAAATAAAAGCATTGCCTTTGGATGTAGGTCGCAATTTAAATTTACAACAGGCAGCAAATCAGGTCCGTGAAATTACTGATTATCTCGACATGGTTATTTGCGCTGCGGGAATTTGCGAATACGAAGATGATCTTAATTTTAATCCTGACATCTATGAACGCACTATAGATATTAATTTTCTCGGTGCAGTACGCATTTTTAATATTGCACTCCCCTTGCTAAAAAATGCCCAGATCCGCCCGCAGTTTGCCGTGGTTAGCAGCCTATCTACTTGCGTAGGCTTTCCACGCGCAGAAGCTTATGGCGCATCCAAGGCGGCTTTGAATTATTTTATGCAATCGTTACGCGCCGATTTTTCCAAAATTGCACTGGATTTAAGTTTGATTCGCCCCGGCTTCATCTCAACCAAATTAGTTAAACACAATGATTTCCCTATGCCGTTTATGATGAGCCCGGAAACAGCAGCGAAACGCATTATTAAAAAGCTGGGCGAGCGTCGCTTTGCAATCGATTTTCCCCATCGCCTGAGCTGGCCGCTACAACTATGGGGACATTTTTCTGGCGTTTGGTGTAAATGGGTTGCACCAAAGCTAACACGACTCCATCAATGGTAA
- a CDS encoding NAD(P)/FAD-dependent oxidoreductase: MVINFSETVRVKKIAIIGSGISGLTAAYYLNKHFDICLYEADSRLGGHTATKKVHVQGQDYLIDTGFIVFNDWTYPNFIHLMNELGVESQATDMGFSVFSPEQHFEYAGTNLATLFAQKRNLFSLKHWRMLRDIVRFNKEAVIDLDEGNLAPNESLGNYLRRKNYSDAFVERYLIPMGSAIWSATQGVMLAFPLEFFIRFFKNHGLLNITNRPQWRVIKGGSFAYIDPLTKSFKDKIKLNSPVTRAIRNKASVSIICNGESNEFDEVVFACHSDQALAILTDASDDERTLLGNIHYQKNSVVLHTDTRLLPQRKTTWSSWNYLLQRNNSLPPILTYSMNILQGIKSATEFCVTLNADDKIDPQKILGKYEYSHPVFSQEAMEAQAAWPLINAVNRTWFCGAYWFNGFHEDGVKSALRVVKALGVDPK; the protein is encoded by the coding sequence ATGGTAATTAATTTTAGCGAGACTGTTCGAGTGAAAAAAATTGCAATCATCGGCAGCGGGATTTCCGGATTAACTGCCGCTTACTATCTTAATAAACATTTTGATATTTGTTTATACGAAGCAGATTCCCGTTTGGGCGGTCACACCGCGACAAAAAAGGTTCACGTACAAGGACAAGATTATCTAATTGATACTGGCTTTATTGTATTCAATGATTGGACATACCCTAACTTTATTCATTTAATGAACGAACTAGGTGTCGAATCCCAAGCAACTGATATGGGATTTAGCGTATTTAGTCCCGAACAACATTTTGAATATGCAGGCACCAACTTAGCCACATTATTTGCACAAAAACGAAATCTATTTTCTCTTAAACATTGGCGCATGTTGCGTGACATTGTGCGCTTCAACAAAGAGGCAGTTATAGATCTGGACGAGGGAAATTTGGCACCCAACGAGAGTCTGGGAAATTATTTACGCCGAAAAAATTATTCCGATGCATTTGTTGAACGTTACTTAATCCCCATGGGATCCGCTATTTGGTCTGCAACTCAAGGCGTTATGCTTGCGTTTCCTCTGGAATTTTTTATTCGCTTTTTCAAAAATCACGGACTGCTCAACATCACTAACCGCCCGCAGTGGCGAGTAATAAAAGGCGGCTCTTTCGCTTACATAGATCCACTGACCAAAAGCTTTAAAGACAAAATAAAACTTAACAGCCCGGTCACGCGCGCTATTCGTAACAAGGCGAGCGTTAGTATTATCTGCAATGGCGAATCAAATGAGTTTGATGAAGTTGTGTTCGCCTGCCATTCCGACCAGGCTCTGGCCATACTGACAGATGCCTCCGATGATGAACGTACCCTATTAGGCAATATCCACTATCAAAAAAATTCCGTTGTATTACATACAGATACCCGATTATTACCACAACGAAAAACCACGTGGTCAAGCTGGAATTATTTATTACAAAGAAATAATTCCCTCCCGCCGATTCTTACCTATTCAATGAATATTTTACAGGGTATCAAAAGCGCTACAGAATTTTGCGTAACGCTCAATGCCGACGACAAAATTGATCCACAAAAAATTCTGGGTAAATACGAATATTCGCATCCAGTATTTAGTCAGGAAGCTATGGAAGCACAAGCGGCCTGGCCGTTAATTAATGCGGTAAATCGCACTTGGTTCTGTGGTGCTTATTGGTTTAACGGTTTTCATGAGGACGGTGTTAAAAGCGCATTGCGTGTGGTTAAAGCCTTGGGAGTGGATCCCAAATGA
- a CDS encoding DUF1365 domain-containing protein, whose translation MNNAFASAIYAGTVRHRRFSPKSHQFEYQVFMMYLDTREIEHIFSLSPFWSLTHFAPAQFRRSDFHIDRTSTNTDTPKKLPSVDESVRRSVYNECGIRLNGPIRMLVNLRYWGFNMNPISTYYCFDDAGENLVAILAEVHNTPWNERHFYVLTCGQSASKQSFQFKKQFHVSPFNPIQMDYHWYSTTPEKNLALHLENWQGENKVMDATMTLVREEITATSLNKILIRFPWMTVKVISAIYWQALKLWWKGVPIFNHPTLSESTSNIKTSNQIHKETTHEIDQPY comes from the coding sequence ATGAATAATGCATTTGCCAGTGCTATATACGCAGGCACAGTGAGACACAGGCGTTTTTCGCCCAAATCGCATCAATTCGAATATCAGGTTTTTATGATGTATTTGGATACTCGCGAAATTGAACACATATTTTCGTTGAGTCCGTTTTGGTCTTTAACACATTTCGCTCCTGCACAATTTAGACGCAGTGACTTTCATATCGATAGAACCTCGACAAACACAGATACACCCAAAAAGCTTCCGAGTGTGGATGAATCTGTACGCCGCAGTGTTTACAACGAGTGCGGTATTCGGCTTAACGGGCCTATTCGAATGTTGGTGAACTTGCGTTACTGGGGATTTAATATGAATCCCATCAGCACCTATTATTGTTTTGATGACGCAGGTGAAAACCTTGTTGCAATCCTGGCGGAAGTCCATAACACGCCGTGGAATGAACGCCACTTTTACGTATTAACCTGTGGCCAAAGTGCTAGCAAGCAATCATTCCAATTTAAAAAGCAATTCCATGTATCGCCTTTTAATCCCATACAAATGGATTATCACTGGTATTCAACCACTCCAGAGAAAAACCTCGCACTGCATTTGGAAAACTGGCAGGGAGAGAACAAAGTAATGGATGCAACCATGACTTTAGTTCGTGAAGAAATTACCGCAACATCACTAAATAAAATATTGATCCGTTTTCCGTGGATGACCGTAAAAGTGATTAGTGCAATCTACTGGCAAGCACTAAAGCTCTGGTGGAAAGGTGTGCCCATTTTTAATCACCCCACCTTGAGCGAATCAACATCAAATATAAAAACATCTAACCAGATCCATAAGGAAACCACACATGAAATCGATCAGCCTTATTGA
- a CDS encoding SAM-dependent methyltransferase codes for MKSISLIDKKSSAQATRHWLDIFARKILLQLLQKIENGHLTLEDKGEIYSFGEAQESATLIAHISVTHPAFYRQVVFGGSIGAGEAYMFKNWWSPDLVQVIRLMAINMPVLQQLDSKWSAAFNIACRIAHRLRPNTIAKARENISAHYDLGNDFFRLFLDSTMLYSAAIYPSESSTLEEASLNKMAHICKRLRLNAHDHLLEIGAGWGGMAIFAAKTTGCRVTSVTISKEQFIYATEWVKREGLEKQVTVLLQDYRLIEGTFDKLVSIEMIEAVGHEFYGEYFSKCSSLLKPDGLMLIQAITIQDQRFEYARKNTDFIQQYIFPGGCLPSNTVVANHITEDTDMQIVGLEDITQDYARTLADWRKAFSQNLDAVKAQGFDEVFMRMWDFYLCYCEGGFTERAISTAQYVFAKPLARALPRVN; via the coding sequence ATGAAATCGATCAGCCTTATTGATAAAAAATCATCAGCGCAGGCAACACGGCATTGGTTAGATATTTTTGCACGTAAGATTCTTTTACAACTTTTGCAAAAAATAGAGAACGGCCACCTGACTTTGGAAGATAAAGGTGAGATTTACAGCTTCGGTGAAGCGCAAGAATCTGCAACATTGATTGCACATATTTCAGTAACTCACCCTGCTTTTTATCGTCAGGTTGTATTTGGTGGCAGCATTGGAGCTGGCGAAGCCTACATGTTTAAGAATTGGTGGTCACCCGATCTAGTGCAAGTAATTCGGTTAATGGCGATCAATATGCCCGTTTTACAGCAGTTAGATTCGAAATGGAGCGCGGCTTTTAACATTGCCTGTCGAATTGCACATCGCTTGCGCCCTAATACTATTGCAAAAGCCCGTGAAAATATTTCCGCCCACTATGATTTAGGAAACGATTTTTTCAGATTATTTCTTGATAGCACCATGCTTTACTCTGCGGCGATTTACCCCAGTGAAAGTTCCACCTTGGAAGAAGCCTCATTAAATAAGATGGCACATATTTGTAAACGCTTGCGGTTGAATGCACATGATCATTTGCTGGAAATAGGTGCTGGGTGGGGTGGCATGGCAATTTTTGCTGCAAAGACGACTGGCTGTCGTGTCACCAGCGTGACTATTTCAAAAGAACAATTTATCTATGCTACTGAGTGGGTAAAGCGTGAAGGACTAGAAAAACAAGTAACCGTTTTATTACAAGATTACCGCCTAATTGAAGGCACTTTCGACAAATTGGTTTCTATAGAAATGATTGAAGCTGTAGGTCACGAATTTTACGGTGAATATTTTTCCAAATGTTCCAGCTTGCTAAAACCTGACGGACTCATGCTGATTCAGGCAATCACCATTCAAGACCAACGTTTTGAATACGCACGCAAAAATACTGATTTTATCCAGCAATATATTTTCCCCGGCGGCTGCTTACCATCCAATACCGTGGTAGCAAACCATATTACCGAAGACACTGACATGCAAATTGTAGGGTTGGAGGATATAACGCAGGATTATGCCCGTACACTCGCAGATTGGCGCAAAGCATTTTCGCAAAATCTTGATGCTGTTAAAGCGCAAGGTTTTGATGAGGTATTTATGCGCATGTGGGATTTTTATTTATGCTACTGCGAAGGAGGCTTTACAGAACGGGCTATTAGCACAGCGCAATATGTGTTTGCAAAACCGCTGGCGCGAGCATTACCAAGGGTAAATTAA
- a CDS encoding DUF2878 domain-containing protein, with protein MSLTSKLIYATAFQVGWFICILTASWVSLGYSLIFLTLYLGHLKRTAKYFSLKKEILWIGLVFTCGFILETISFSAGFLYTSLPVNLFEHIKLPPLWLMNLWVLFAIALRTCLSFVFSKPQITYLIASLAIPLNYYLGAKLNGDVTINNPQGLSLALIALLWIVLLWVLFQLKRFYFEDIFNAG; from the coding sequence GTGAGCCTAACCAGCAAACTTATTTACGCAACAGCGTTCCAAGTGGGCTGGTTTATCTGCATATTAACAGCGAGTTGGGTTAGCTTGGGCTATTCGCTGATCTTTTTGACGCTCTACTTAGGACATCTAAAACGTACGGCAAAATATTTTTCATTAAAAAAAGAAATCTTATGGATAGGATTAGTCTTTACCTGTGGTTTCATACTGGAAACAATTTCTTTTTCTGCAGGGTTCCTCTACACATCCCTACCCGTAAATTTATTTGAGCACATCAAACTGCCACCGCTTTGGTTAATGAATTTATGGGTTTTATTCGCAATTGCCTTGCGCACATGCCTTTCGTTTGTATTTTCTAAACCTCAAATAACTTATTTAATCGCTAGCTTAGCCATTCCCCTGAACTATTACCTAGGGGCAAAGCTCAATGGGGATGTAACGATCAACAATCCACAGGGACTCAGCCTGGCTTTAATAGCTCTGCTGTGGATTGTTTTATTGTGGGTATTATTTCAACTAAAACGTTTTTACTTTGAGGATATTTTCAATGCTGGCTAG